A window from Schistosoma haematobium chromosome 1, whole genome shotgun sequence encodes these proteins:
- the EHD3 gene encoding 3-hydroxyisobutyryl-CoA hydrolase (EggNog:ENOG410V6UU~COG:T,U): MKFSQTKEENWNFSSVVEGLRGLYDRRLKPLEVTYLFPQFHSPTLDAGEFSSKPMILLLGQYSTGKTTFIKYLLGSAFPGMHIGPEPTTDRFSVVMSGDEGIIPGNALVVDAQKPFRPLSKFGNNFLNRFQCCQIQNPVLDSIVIIDTPGILSGEKQRLDRGYDFTAVVQWFAEHVDRIILLFDAYKLDISDEFRRVIESLRGYDDKVRIVLNKADMIDAQQLMRVYGALMWGLGKVLGTPEVVRVFIGSFWDRPLRYDVNRHLFELESQDLFKDLRSLPSNAAMRKLNDMIRRARLAKVHAYIIGHLKKQMPSIVGKNKKKQELINNLQQIYDSISRLHHVSPGDFPKLSHMQSILSEQDFTNFPSLKERLIEQVDVMLTQEIPKLMQMIPIEQTAAVQQGKSLIKGGAFNDSVIDSPFTADADMAINRGRYSDKSALEDDKDELIKEFESLQPVDGLLCGSGRLKAKLMESHLPNITLSRIWKLSDIDKDGYLDIDEFIVAKRLVSIAINGGEIPETLPGHLIPPSKHKYISPTINGIDDYNETKY, from the exons ATGAAATTCTCCCAAACCAAGGAAGAAAACTGGAATTTTTCTAGTGTAGTGGAGGGGTTAAGAGGTCTTTACGACAGGAGACTAAAGCCTTTGGAAGTGACATATTTGTTCCCACAGTTTCATTCACCAACACTTGATGCAGGGGAATTTAGTTCCAAGCCAATGATTCTTCTTTTGGGTCAGTATTCTACAGGCAAGACCACGTTTATCAAATACCTTCTAGGATCCGCCTTCCCGGGTATGCATATTGGCCCAGAGCCGACAACCGACAGATTTAGTGTTGTTATGTCTGGGGATGAAGGCATTATTCCTGGGAATGCTCTTGTTGTCGACGCCCAAAAACCTTTTCGCCCTCTTTCGAAATTCGGAAATAATTTTCTGAACCGCTTTCAATGTTGCCAAATCCAGAATCCTGTTCTGGACAGCATAGTCATTATTGATACACCTGGTATATTAAGTGGTGAAAAACAGAGGTTAGATCGTGGTTATGACTTCACAGCTGTTGTTCAGTGGTTTGCAGAACATGTTGACAGAATAATCCTACTTTTCGACGCTTATAAACTCGATATATCAGACGAGTTTAGGCGAGTGATAGAATCTCTCAGAGGTTATGACGACAAAGTCCGTATTGTTCTTAATAAAGCTGATATGATTGATGCACAACAATTGATGCGGGTTTACGGAGCATTAATGTGGGGTCTTGGTAAAGTATTAGGGACTCCGGAGGTTGTTAGAGTATTTATCGGGTCATTTTGGGACCGACCACTGCGATATGACGTTAACCGTCACTTATTTGAGTTGGAGTCACAGGATTTATTTAAAGACCTTCGAAGTTTGCCTTCTAACGCGGCCATGCGAAAACTAAATGATATGATACGACGAGCAAGGCTAGCTAAA GTACATGCCTACATAATTGGTCATCTTAAGAAACAGATGCCTTCAATCGTTgggaaaaacaaaaagaagcaAGAACTTATTAACAATTTACAGCAGATATATGATTCTATTTCACGTTTACACCATGTATCTCCTGGTGACTTCCCTAAACTCTCTCATATGCAGAGTATTTTGAGTGAACAGGATTTTACAAACTTCCCCTCTCTTAAAGAAAGGCTTATTGAACAAGTCGACGTTATGTTAACTCAGGAGATCCCTAAATTAATGCAGATGATACCAATT GAACAAACAGCGGCTGTTCAACAGGGTAAAAGTTTAATCAAAGGAGGAGCTTTCAACGATAGTGTAATTGATAGTCCATTTACGGCAGATGCTGATATGGCTATTAATCGTGGACGATATAGTGATAAGTCGGCTTTAGAGGACGATAAAGATGAGCTCATAAAA gAATTTGAAAGTCTTCAACCAGTTGATGGTCTCCTTTGTGGAAGCGGACGATTAAAAGCGAAATTGATGGAATCTCATTTACCTAATATCACATTAAGTCGTATATGGAAACTTTCAGACATTGATAAAGACGGTTATCTTGATATCGATGAATTCATTGTTGCTAAGCGTTTGGTCAGCATAGCTATTAACGGTGGTGAAATTCCAGAAACTCTACCAGGGCACTTAATCCCACCTAGTAAACACAAATATATTTCCCCAACTATAAATGGTATAGATGattataatgaaacaaaatattaa
- the MFN2 gene encoding Mitofusin-2 (EggNog:ENOG410V4GQ~COG:O), translating into MSSYPYNSTSELRQKMTGLRRQLSHPHLNKFKEAKKELASIYEDILSYVSESHKFTREQSEEERFARLIGQGVHAEVEHHLQKIRNIQEIIARNQMKCAFFGRTSNGKSTVINAMLGSKLLPSGLGHTTSCFLEIQGTDQDSGYLLMADSDTNPKETSDISHQARPIDSVGQLAHALSSVKLSTDTLLKIFWPSSYCRLLREDVVLLDSPGINVDPDMDRWIDLHCLDADVFILVANAESTLMQAEKDFFHKVSQKLSKPNIFIINNRWDASANEIEYINEVREQHLQRCVAFLVDELKVCTRTEAEGHVFFVSAREVLAMRTKANLGGDPHSGPPGAATSIGSPLSAVAYMAEGWQDRLVEFTNFETVFEKNLSESATRTKFAAHSEQGKDVVNRVRTIMENIYETTVEEKDAAVRCRRLSQAHLEEVRARLMKTTQAVDEMLHASLARVEAQVASALNAEIRRLSELVDSYSRPFHPDPALIHVYKRELNTHVERELGRKLTEACSSDILNEVARCEQLMMNKHAAIVSDEACKNRILQLVDPTAFTPEFHLDCRNLCANFHEDIQFRFSLSLGTLFQRLSAPRRSTNSYHWTQSDGIPSSLVNSSILPRSSLTVDLFPSLMSRGAVGTVIAFGIMSKAVGWRVLAVACGIYGGLYLYERLSWTNKAKETAFKRQYVDFASHKLRLIVDLTSTNARHQAKRELHLAHKKLSTEVENFIDTLVEEVKQLDSDINRLDFITTEARKLKNRANNLGNILNKFHETFILNPWDESN; encoded by the exons ATGTCGTCGTATCCTTATAATTCAACTAGTGAACTGCGTCAGAAAATGACAGGCCTTCGGCGTCAGCTTAGCCATCCTCACCTAAATAAATTCAAAGAAGCCAAAAAGGAACTAGCTTCTATATATGAAGATATTTTAAGTTATGTGTCTGAAAGTCACAAATTTACTCGAGAACAAAGTGAAG AAGAGAGGTTTGCCAGACTTATCGGACAAGGAGTTCATGCTGAAGTTGAACACCATCTCCAGAAAATCCGTAATATTCAGGAAATTATTGCTCGTAATCAAATGAAGTGTGCTTTTTTCGGGAG AACATCAAATGGAAAGAGTACTGTTATCAACGCGATGTTGGGTTCAAAATTGTTACCTTCTGGTTTGGGTCACACCACCAGTTGTTTCCTTGAAATCCAAGGAACGGATCAGGACTCAGGATATCTTCTAATGGCTGATTCTGATACCAACCCTAAAGAAACGTCAGATATTTCTCACCAG GCTCGTCCTATTGATTCCGTTGGTCAGTTAGCCCATGCATTAAGCAGTGTCAAACTTTCCACAGATACACTACTAAAAATATTCTGGCCAAGTTCATATTGTAGGCTGTTACGTGAAGATGTTGTTCTACTAGATAGTCCAGGGATTAATGTTGATCCAGATATGGATAGATGGATTGATCTTCACTGTTTGGATGCGGATGTTTTCATTCTTGTTGCTAATGCTGAGTCAACATTAATGCAAGCT GAGAAAGATTTCTTTCATAAAGTCAGTCAGAAGTTATCCAAAccaaatatttttatcattaataatCGTTGGGATGCTTCAGCAAACGAAATTGAATATATTAATGAG GTACGTGAGCAACACCTGCAACGTTGTGTAGCGTTTCTTGTTGATGAATTAAAAGTGTGCACACGTACAGAGGCAGAGGGACATGTTTTCTTCGTTTCAGCCCGTGAAGTTCTAGCGATGAGAACAAAAGCGAATTTAGGTGGCGATCCACATTCAGGTCCTCCTGGAGCGGCTACAAGTATAGGGTCTCCTTTGTCAGCAG TGGCCTATATGGCTGAGGGTTGGCAAGATAGACTCGTGGAGTTTACAAATTTCGAAACTGTTTTCGAG aAAAATCTTTCAGAGTCTGCTACTCGTACAAAATTTGCAGCTCATTCTGAACAAGGCAAGGATGTAGTGAATAGAGTTCGTACAATCATGGAAAATATCTATGAGACAACAGTTGAAGAAAA AGATGCTGCCGTTCGTTGTCGTCGTCTTTCTCAAGCACATCTTGAAGAGGTACGCGCCCGGTTGATGAAGACAACTCAAGCTGTAGATGAAATGCTTCATGCTAGTTTGGCACGTGTTGAAGCCCAAGTTGCTAGTGCATTAAATGCTGAAATTCGACGTTTGAGTGAACTTGTCGATAGTTATTCGCGTCCTTTCCATCCAGATCCAGCTTTGATTCACGTATACAAGCGAGAACTAAATACACATGTTGAACGTGAATTAGGCAGAAAACTTACTGAAGCTTGTTCTAGTGATATTCTTAATGAAGTTGCTCGATGTGAACAGTTAATGATGA ATAAACATGCGGCAATTGTTTCAGACGAAGCTTGTAAAAATCGTATACTTCAGCTAGTTGATCCTACTGCGTTTACTCCGGAATTCCATCTTGATTGTCGTAATTTGTGTGCGAATTTTCACGAAGATATTCAGTTTCGTTTTTCTCTTAGTTTGGGAACGCTGTTCCAACGGTTATCAGCCCCACGTCGTTCGACAAATAGT TATCATTGGACACAATCTGATGGAATTCCTTCTAGTTTGGTTAACTCTTCCATATTACCCAGATCTTCATTGACTGTTGATTTATTCCCTTCTCTTATGAGCCGAGGCGCTGTCGGTACTGTTATTGCTTTTGGAATT ATGTCTAAAGCTGTTGGTTGGCGAGTTCTAGCAGTGGCTTGTGGAATATACGGTGGTTTATATCTATACGAACGACTTTCTTGGACAAATAAAGCTAAAGAGACTGCTTTCAAACGTCAATATGTCGATTTCGCTTCCCATAAATTACGTTTAATTGTTGATTTAACTAGTACAAATGCTCGGCATCAA gCTAAAAGAGAGTTACATCTAGCTCATAAGAAGTTGTCCACGGAAGTGGAGAATTTCATTGATACTTTAGTTGAAGAAGTGAAACAATTGGATAGTGATATTAACCGTCTGGATTTCATTACTACAGAAGCAAGGAAACTTAA AAATCGTGCTAATAACTTGGggaatattttgaataaatttcatgaaacatttattttaaatccATGGGATGAATCTAATTAG